A window from Phalacrocorax carbo chromosome 29, bPhaCar2.1, whole genome shotgun sequence encodes these proteins:
- the SRPK3 gene encoding SRSF protein kinase 3 isoform X2 yields the protein MELRGGAAAAGARIDEGKRDPGKRRKKRKKDKNQKPPPRTPSPPKDVSPETPPPLPLLSEGLLGSDEGEQEDPRDYCKGGYYPVRIGDLFNGCYHVVRKLGWGHFSTVWLCWDIRRKRFVALKVVKSAPQYTETALDEIKLLKCVRDSDPSDPKRENIVQLIDDFKISGVNGVHVCMVLEVLGHQLLRWIIKSNYQGLPLPCVKSIVRQVLEGLDYLHTKCKIIHTDIKPENVLLRVGEPFVRQLAAEAARWARGASPPQSAVSSAPQDGPERLSRAQRRRRRRQRRRQSRLLAQRLQDLEQLRESGGSPGGPDDTEAPPLDLDRGGSPPSGASSSGVHTLRAGGSSDGLSGGSSASGEGPPRRPPSPSSASDSLLTPTSSSLISGGSGGPPAPLGWGLPGGQENPLDPRCAPRLRVKIADLGNGCWVHRHFTEDIQTRQYRALEVLLGAGYGPPADIWSTACMAFELATGDYLFEPHSGEDYSRDEDHIAHVIELLGEIPRHVALGGRYSREFFNRRGELRHIRHLRPWGLRAVLQEKYEWPRGAAAAFARFLRPMLAFEPARRATAAQCLRHPWLRP from the exons ATGGAGCtgcgcgggggggcggcggcggcgggcgcgagGATCGATGAGGGGAAACGCG ATCCaggcaagagaaggaaaaagcgCAAAAAGGACAAAAACCAGAAACCACCCCCACG gacccccagcccccccaaggATGTGTCACCAGAGAcgccccctcccctgcctctgctgtcagaggggctgctgggctctgatgaaggggagcaggaggacCCCCGGGACTACTGTAAAG gcggGTATTACCCCGTGCGGATCGGGGACCTCTTCAATGGGTGCTACCACGTGGTGCGcaagctgggctgggggcactTCTCCACCGTCTGGCTCTGCTGGGACATTCG GCGGAAGCGGTTCGTGGCACTGAAGGTGGTGAAGAGTGCACCCCAGTACACCGAGACGGCCCTGGATGAGATAAAGCTGCTGAAATGC gTCCGCGACTCGGACCCCAGCGACCCCAAGCGGGAAAATATTGTGCAGCTCATTGACGACTTCAAGATCTCGGGGGTCAACGGCGTCC ATGTGTGCAtggtgctggaggtgctgggCCACCAGCTCCTGCGctggatcatcaagtccaactaccaggggctgcccctgccctgtgTCAAGAGCATCGTGCGGCAG gtgctggaggggctggaCTACCTGCACACCAAGTGCAAGATCATCCACACTGACATCAAACCCGAGAACGTGCTGCTGCGCGTCGGGGAACCCTTTGTGCGGCAGCTGGCGGCCGAGGCCGCACGCTGGGCCCGGGGGGCCAGCCCCCCCCAGAGCGCAG TGAGCTCCGCGCCCCAGGACGGCCCC GAGCGCCTCTCCCGCGcccagcggcggcggcggcggcggcagcggcggcgccaGAGCCGCCTCCTGGCCCAGCGCCTGCAGGACCTGGAGCAGCTGCGGGAGAgcggggggtccccggggggtcCCGATGACACCG AGGCACCCCCCCTGGACCTCGACAGagggggcagcccccccagcgGCGCATCCTCCTCGGGGGTGCACACCCTGCGGGCCGGCGGCTCCAGCGATGGGCTCTCGGGGGGCTCCTCCGCCTCAGGGGAgggccccccccggcgcccccccagccccagctctgcctctgacTCCCTCCTGACCCccacctccagctccctcatctcggggggctctggggggccccccgcccccctcg GatgggggctgccgggggggcAGGAGAACCCCCTGGACCCCCGCTGTGCCCCACGGCTGCGCGTCAAGATCGCCGACCTGGGCAACGGCTGCTGGGTG CACCGGCACTTCACCGAGGACATCCAGACGCGGCAGTACCGGGCcctggaggtgctgctgggggcGGGCTACGGGCCCCCCGCCGACATCTGGAGCACCGCCTGCATG gcGTTCGAGCTGGCGACGGGCGACTACCTGTTCGAGCCCCACTCAGGGGAGGACTACAGCCGGGATGAGG ACCACATCGCGCACGTGATCGAGCTGCTGGGGGAGATCCCGCGGCACGTGGCGCTGGGCGGGCGCTACTCCCGCGAGTTCTTCAACCGCCGTG GGGAGCTGCGGCACATCCGGCACCTGCGGCCCTGGGGGCTGCGGGCGGTGCTGCAGGAGAAGTACGAGTggccgcggggggcggccgccgccttCGCCCGCTTCCTGCGCCCGATGCTGGCCTTCgagcccgcccgccgcgccaCCGCCGCCCAGTGCCTGCGCCACCCCTGGCTCCGCCCCTAG
- the SRPK3 gene encoding SRSF protein kinase 3 isoform X4, translated as MRGNAIQAREGKSAKRTKTRNHPHGGYYPVRIGDLFNGCYHVVRKLGWGHFSTVWLCWDIRRKRFVALKVVKSAPQYTETALDEIKLLKCVRDSDPSDPKRENIVQLIDDFKISGVNGVHVCMVLEVLGHQLLRWIIKSNYQGLPLPCVKSIVRQVLEGLDYLHTKCKIIHTDIKPENVLLRVGEPFVRQLAAEAARWARGASPPQSAVSSAPQDGPERLSRAQRRRRRRQRRRQSRLLAQRLQDLEQLRESGGSPGGPDDTEAPPLDLDRGGSPPSGASSSGVHTLRAGGSSDGLSGGSSASGEGPPRRPPSPSSASDSLLTPTSSSLISGGSGGPPAPLGWGLPGGQENPLDPRCAPRLRVKIADLGNGCWVHRHFTEDIQTRQYRALEVLLGAGYGPPADIWSTACMAFELATGDYLFEPHSGEDYSRDEDHIAHVIELLGEIPRHVALGGRYSREFFNRRGELRHIRHLRPWGLRAVLQEKYEWPRGAAAAFARFLRPMLAFEPARRATAAQCLRHPWLRP; from the exons ATGAGGGGAAACGCG ATCCaggcaagagaaggaaaaagcgCAAAAAGGACAAAAACCAGAAACCACCCCCACG gcggGTATTACCCCGTGCGGATCGGGGACCTCTTCAATGGGTGCTACCACGTGGTGCGcaagctgggctgggggcactTCTCCACCGTCTGGCTCTGCTGGGACATTCG GCGGAAGCGGTTCGTGGCACTGAAGGTGGTGAAGAGTGCACCCCAGTACACCGAGACGGCCCTGGATGAGATAAAGCTGCTGAAATGC gTCCGCGACTCGGACCCCAGCGACCCCAAGCGGGAAAATATTGTGCAGCTCATTGACGACTTCAAGATCTCGGGGGTCAACGGCGTCC ATGTGTGCAtggtgctggaggtgctgggCCACCAGCTCCTGCGctggatcatcaagtccaactaccaggggctgcccctgccctgtgTCAAGAGCATCGTGCGGCAG gtgctggaggggctggaCTACCTGCACACCAAGTGCAAGATCATCCACACTGACATCAAACCCGAGAACGTGCTGCTGCGCGTCGGGGAACCCTTTGTGCGGCAGCTGGCGGCCGAGGCCGCACGCTGGGCCCGGGGGGCCAGCCCCCCCCAGAGCGCAG TGAGCTCCGCGCCCCAGGACGGCCCC GAGCGCCTCTCCCGCGcccagcggcggcggcggcggcggcagcggcggcgccaGAGCCGCCTCCTGGCCCAGCGCCTGCAGGACCTGGAGCAGCTGCGGGAGAgcggggggtccccggggggtcCCGATGACACCG AGGCACCCCCCCTGGACCTCGACAGagggggcagcccccccagcgGCGCATCCTCCTCGGGGGTGCACACCCTGCGGGCCGGCGGCTCCAGCGATGGGCTCTCGGGGGGCTCCTCCGCCTCAGGGGAgggccccccccggcgcccccccagccccagctctgcctctgacTCCCTCCTGACCCccacctccagctccctcatctcggggggctctggggggccccccgcccccctcg GatgggggctgccgggggggcAGGAGAACCCCCTGGACCCCCGCTGTGCCCCACGGCTGCGCGTCAAGATCGCCGACCTGGGCAACGGCTGCTGGGTG CACCGGCACTTCACCGAGGACATCCAGACGCGGCAGTACCGGGCcctggaggtgctgctgggggcGGGCTACGGGCCCCCCGCCGACATCTGGAGCACCGCCTGCATG gcGTTCGAGCTGGCGACGGGCGACTACCTGTTCGAGCCCCACTCAGGGGAGGACTACAGCCGGGATGAGG ACCACATCGCGCACGTGATCGAGCTGCTGGGGGAGATCCCGCGGCACGTGGCGCTGGGCGGGCGCTACTCCCGCGAGTTCTTCAACCGCCGTG GGGAGCTGCGGCACATCCGGCACCTGCGGCCCTGGGGGCTGCGGGCGGTGCTGCAGGAGAAGTACGAGTggccgcggggggcggccgccgccttCGCCCGCTTCCTGCGCCCGATGCTGGCCTTCgagcccgcccgccgcgccaCCGCCGCCCAGTGCCTGCGCCACCCCTGGCTCCGCCCCTAG
- the SRPK3 gene encoding SRSF protein kinase 3 isoform X5, which produces MGEAVAWDWGGGEYGGFLLGEAWGGPVVQGPPMTPRQPPADPGKRRKKRKKDKNQKPPPRTPSPPKDVSPETPPPLPLLSEGLLGSDEGEQEDPRDYCKGGYYPVRIGDLFNGCYHVVRKLGWGHFSTVWLCWDIRRKRFVALKVVKSAPQYTETALDEIKLLKCVRDSDPSDPKRENIVQLIDDFKISGVNGVHVCMVLEVLGHQLLRWIIKSNYQGLPLPCVKSIVRQVLEGLDYLHTKCKIIHTDIKPENVLLRVGEPFVRQLAAEAARWARGASPPQSAVSSAPQDGPERLSRAQRRRRRRQRRRQSRLLAQRLQDLEQLRESGGSPGGPDDTEAPPLDLDRGGSPPSGASSSGVHTLRAGGSSDGLSGGSSASGEGPPRRPPSPSSASDSLLTPTSSSLISGGSGGPPAPLAPALHRGHPDAAVPGPGGAAGGGLRAPRRHLEHRLHGVRAGDGRLPVRAPLRGGLQPG; this is translated from the exons ATGGGAGAAGCTGTGGCttgggactggggggggggggaatacgGGGGGTTTCTGCTGGGGGAAGCATGGGGGGGGCCTGTGGTGCAGGgtccccccatgaccccccgaCAACCCCCCGCAGATCCaggcaagagaaggaaaaagcgCAAAAAGGACAAAAACCAGAAACCACCCCCACG gacccccagcccccccaaggATGTGTCACCAGAGAcgccccctcccctgcctctgctgtcagaggggctgctgggctctgatgaaggggagcaggaggacCCCCGGGACTACTGTAAAG gcggGTATTACCCCGTGCGGATCGGGGACCTCTTCAATGGGTGCTACCACGTGGTGCGcaagctgggctgggggcactTCTCCACCGTCTGGCTCTGCTGGGACATTCG GCGGAAGCGGTTCGTGGCACTGAAGGTGGTGAAGAGTGCACCCCAGTACACCGAGACGGCCCTGGATGAGATAAAGCTGCTGAAATGC gTCCGCGACTCGGACCCCAGCGACCCCAAGCGGGAAAATATTGTGCAGCTCATTGACGACTTCAAGATCTCGGGGGTCAACGGCGTCC ATGTGTGCAtggtgctggaggtgctgggCCACCAGCTCCTGCGctggatcatcaagtccaactaccaggggctgcccctgccctgtgTCAAGAGCATCGTGCGGCAG gtgctggaggggctggaCTACCTGCACACCAAGTGCAAGATCATCCACACTGACATCAAACCCGAGAACGTGCTGCTGCGCGTCGGGGAACCCTTTGTGCGGCAGCTGGCGGCCGAGGCCGCACGCTGGGCCCGGGGGGCCAGCCCCCCCCAGAGCGCAG TGAGCTCCGCGCCCCAGGACGGCCCC GAGCGCCTCTCCCGCGcccagcggcggcggcggcggcggcagcggcggcgccaGAGCCGCCTCCTGGCCCAGCGCCTGCAGGACCTGGAGCAGCTGCGGGAGAgcggggggtccccggggggtcCCGATGACACCG AGGCACCCCCCCTGGACCTCGACAGagggggcagcccccccagcgGCGCATCCTCCTCGGGGGTGCACACCCTGCGGGCCGGCGGCTCCAGCGATGGGCTCTCGGGGGGCTCCTCCGCCTCAGGGGAgggccccccccggcgcccccccagccccagctctgcctctgacTCCCTCCTGACCCccacctccagctccctcatctcggggggctctggggggccccccgcccccctcg CACCGGCACTTCACCGAGGACATCCAGACGCGGCAGTACCGGGCcctggaggtgctgctgggggcGGGCTACGGGCCCCCCGCCGACATCTGGAGCACCGCCTGCATG gcGTTCGAGCTGGCGACGGGCGACTACCTGTTCGAGCCCCACTCAGGGGAGGACTACAGCCGGGATGA
- the SRPK3 gene encoding SRSF protein kinase 3 isoform X3, translating to MGEAVAWDWGGGEYGGFLLGEAWGGPVVQGPPMTPRQPPADPGKRRKKRKKDKNQKPPPRTPSPPKDVSPETPPPLPLLSEGLLGSDEGEQEDPRDYCKGGYYPVRIGDLFNGCYHVVRKLGWGHFSTVWLCWDIRRKRFVALKVVKSAPQYTETALDEIKLLKCVRDSDPSDPKRENIVQLIDDFKISGVNGVHVCMVLEVLGHQLLRWIIKSNYQGLPLPCVKSIVRQVLEGLDYLHTKCKIIHTDIKPENVLLRVGEPFVRQLAAEAARWARGASPPQSAVSSAPQDGPERLSRAQRRRRRRQRRRQSRLLAQRLQDLEQLRESGGSPGGPDDTEAPPLDLDRGGSPPSGASSSGVHTLRAGGSSDGLSGGSSASGEGPPRRPPSPSSASDSLLTPTSSSLISGGSGGPPAPLGWGLPGGQENPLDPRCAPRLRVKIADLGNGCWVHRHFTEDIQTRQYRALEVLLGAGYGPPADIWSTACMAFELATGDYLFEPHSGEDYSRDEGELRHIRHLRPWGLRAVLQEKYEWPRGAAAAFARFLRPMLAFEPARRATAAQCLRHPWLRP from the exons ATGGGAGAAGCTGTGGCttgggactggggggggggggaatacgGGGGGTTTCTGCTGGGGGAAGCATGGGGGGGGCCTGTGGTGCAGGgtccccccatgaccccccgaCAACCCCCCGCAGATCCaggcaagagaaggaaaaagcgCAAAAAGGACAAAAACCAGAAACCACCCCCACG gacccccagcccccccaaggATGTGTCACCAGAGAcgccccctcccctgcctctgctgtcagaggggctgctgggctctgatgaaggggagcaggaggacCCCCGGGACTACTGTAAAG gcggGTATTACCCCGTGCGGATCGGGGACCTCTTCAATGGGTGCTACCACGTGGTGCGcaagctgggctgggggcactTCTCCACCGTCTGGCTCTGCTGGGACATTCG GCGGAAGCGGTTCGTGGCACTGAAGGTGGTGAAGAGTGCACCCCAGTACACCGAGACGGCCCTGGATGAGATAAAGCTGCTGAAATGC gTCCGCGACTCGGACCCCAGCGACCCCAAGCGGGAAAATATTGTGCAGCTCATTGACGACTTCAAGATCTCGGGGGTCAACGGCGTCC ATGTGTGCAtggtgctggaggtgctgggCCACCAGCTCCTGCGctggatcatcaagtccaactaccaggggctgcccctgccctgtgTCAAGAGCATCGTGCGGCAG gtgctggaggggctggaCTACCTGCACACCAAGTGCAAGATCATCCACACTGACATCAAACCCGAGAACGTGCTGCTGCGCGTCGGGGAACCCTTTGTGCGGCAGCTGGCGGCCGAGGCCGCACGCTGGGCCCGGGGGGCCAGCCCCCCCCAGAGCGCAG TGAGCTCCGCGCCCCAGGACGGCCCC GAGCGCCTCTCCCGCGcccagcggcggcggcggcggcggcagcggcggcgccaGAGCCGCCTCCTGGCCCAGCGCCTGCAGGACCTGGAGCAGCTGCGGGAGAgcggggggtccccggggggtcCCGATGACACCG AGGCACCCCCCCTGGACCTCGACAGagggggcagcccccccagcgGCGCATCCTCCTCGGGGGTGCACACCCTGCGGGCCGGCGGCTCCAGCGATGGGCTCTCGGGGGGCTCCTCCGCCTCAGGGGAgggccccccccggcgcccccccagccccagctctgcctctgacTCCCTCCTGACCCccacctccagctccctcatctcggggggctctggggggccccccgcccccctcg GatgggggctgccgggggggcAGGAGAACCCCCTGGACCCCCGCTGTGCCCCACGGCTGCGCGTCAAGATCGCCGACCTGGGCAACGGCTGCTGGGTG CACCGGCACTTCACCGAGGACATCCAGACGCGGCAGTACCGGGCcctggaggtgctgctgggggcGGGCTACGGGCCCCCCGCCGACATCTGGAGCACCGCCTGCATG gcGTTCGAGCTGGCGACGGGCGACTACCTGTTCGAGCCCCACTCAGGGGAGGACTACAGCCGGGATGAGG GGGAGCTGCGGCACATCCGGCACCTGCGGCCCTGGGGGCTGCGGGCGGTGCTGCAGGAGAAGTACGAGTggccgcggggggcggccgccgccttCGCCCGCTTCCTGCGCCCGATGCTGGCCTTCgagcccgcccgccgcgccaCCGCCGCCCAGTGCCTGCGCCACCCCTGGCTCCGCCCCTAG
- the SRPK3 gene encoding SRSF protein kinase 3 isoform X1, with amino-acid sequence MGEAVAWDWGGGEYGGFLLGEAWGGPVVQGPPMTPRQPPADPGKRRKKRKKDKNQKPPPRTPSPPKDVSPETPPPLPLLSEGLLGSDEGEQEDPRDYCKGGYYPVRIGDLFNGCYHVVRKLGWGHFSTVWLCWDIRRKRFVALKVVKSAPQYTETALDEIKLLKCVRDSDPSDPKRENIVQLIDDFKISGVNGVHVCMVLEVLGHQLLRWIIKSNYQGLPLPCVKSIVRQVLEGLDYLHTKCKIIHTDIKPENVLLRVGEPFVRQLAAEAARWARGASPPQSAVSSAPQDGPERLSRAQRRRRRRQRRRQSRLLAQRLQDLEQLRESGGSPGGPDDTEAPPLDLDRGGSPPSGASSSGVHTLRAGGSSDGLSGGSSASGEGPPRRPPSPSSASDSLLTPTSSSLISGGSGGPPAPLGWGLPGGQENPLDPRCAPRLRVKIADLGNGCWVHRHFTEDIQTRQYRALEVLLGAGYGPPADIWSTACMAFELATGDYLFEPHSGEDYSRDEDHIAHVIELLGEIPRHVALGGRYSREFFNRRGELRHIRHLRPWGLRAVLQEKYEWPRGAAAAFARFLRPMLAFEPARRATAAQCLRHPWLRP; translated from the exons ATGGGAGAAGCTGTGGCttgggactggggggggggggaatacgGGGGGTTTCTGCTGGGGGAAGCATGGGGGGGGCCTGTGGTGCAGGgtccccccatgaccccccgaCAACCCCCCGCAGATCCaggcaagagaaggaaaaagcgCAAAAAGGACAAAAACCAGAAACCACCCCCACG gacccccagcccccccaaggATGTGTCACCAGAGAcgccccctcccctgcctctgctgtcagaggggctgctgggctctgatgaaggggagcaggaggacCCCCGGGACTACTGTAAAG gcggGTATTACCCCGTGCGGATCGGGGACCTCTTCAATGGGTGCTACCACGTGGTGCGcaagctgggctgggggcactTCTCCACCGTCTGGCTCTGCTGGGACATTCG GCGGAAGCGGTTCGTGGCACTGAAGGTGGTGAAGAGTGCACCCCAGTACACCGAGACGGCCCTGGATGAGATAAAGCTGCTGAAATGC gTCCGCGACTCGGACCCCAGCGACCCCAAGCGGGAAAATATTGTGCAGCTCATTGACGACTTCAAGATCTCGGGGGTCAACGGCGTCC ATGTGTGCAtggtgctggaggtgctgggCCACCAGCTCCTGCGctggatcatcaagtccaactaccaggggctgcccctgccctgtgTCAAGAGCATCGTGCGGCAG gtgctggaggggctggaCTACCTGCACACCAAGTGCAAGATCATCCACACTGACATCAAACCCGAGAACGTGCTGCTGCGCGTCGGGGAACCCTTTGTGCGGCAGCTGGCGGCCGAGGCCGCACGCTGGGCCCGGGGGGCCAGCCCCCCCCAGAGCGCAG TGAGCTCCGCGCCCCAGGACGGCCCC GAGCGCCTCTCCCGCGcccagcggcggcggcggcggcggcagcggcggcgccaGAGCCGCCTCCTGGCCCAGCGCCTGCAGGACCTGGAGCAGCTGCGGGAGAgcggggggtccccggggggtcCCGATGACACCG AGGCACCCCCCCTGGACCTCGACAGagggggcagcccccccagcgGCGCATCCTCCTCGGGGGTGCACACCCTGCGGGCCGGCGGCTCCAGCGATGGGCTCTCGGGGGGCTCCTCCGCCTCAGGGGAgggccccccccggcgcccccccagccccagctctgcctctgacTCCCTCCTGACCCccacctccagctccctcatctcggggggctctggggggccccccgcccccctcg GatgggggctgccgggggggcAGGAGAACCCCCTGGACCCCCGCTGTGCCCCACGGCTGCGCGTCAAGATCGCCGACCTGGGCAACGGCTGCTGGGTG CACCGGCACTTCACCGAGGACATCCAGACGCGGCAGTACCGGGCcctggaggtgctgctgggggcGGGCTACGGGCCCCCCGCCGACATCTGGAGCACCGCCTGCATG gcGTTCGAGCTGGCGACGGGCGACTACCTGTTCGAGCCCCACTCAGGGGAGGACTACAGCCGGGATGAGG ACCACATCGCGCACGTGATCGAGCTGCTGGGGGAGATCCCGCGGCACGTGGCGCTGGGCGGGCGCTACTCCCGCGAGTTCTTCAACCGCCGTG GGGAGCTGCGGCACATCCGGCACCTGCGGCCCTGGGGGCTGCGGGCGGTGCTGCAGGAGAAGTACGAGTggccgcggggggcggccgccgccttCGCCCGCTTCCTGCGCCCGATGCTGGCCTTCgagcccgcccgccgcgccaCCGCCGCCCAGTGCCTGCGCCACCCCTGGCTCCGCCCCTAG
- the IDH3G gene encoding isocitrate dehydrogenase [NAD] subunit gamma, mitochondrial isoform X2: protein MAAVLAAARRLRVPAVLGPRPAWISHDAERRHLPPQPSIPPPAKYGGRHTVTLIPGDGIGPELMLHVKEVFRHACVPVDFEEVRVSAEAPEDDVHNAIMAIRRNGVALKGNIETNHNLPPSHKSRNNLIRTSLDLYANVIHCQSLPGVETRHRDIDILIVRENTEGEYSSLEHESVAGVVESLKIITAGRSRRIAHYAFRLARAAARRTVTAVHKANIMKLGDGLFLQCCQEVAAEYPEISFRSMIVDNTTMQLVSRPQQFDVMVMPNLYGNIVNNVCAGLVGGPGLVPGANYGHDYAVFETATRNTGKSIANRNIANPTAALLAACMMLDHLRLHSHASTIRQAVLASLDDPRTHTPDIGGQGTTSGAVQSIISHLPRA from the exons ATGGCGGCGGTGCTGGCAGCGGCGCGGCGACTCCGGGTACCGGCCGTGCTGGGGCCGCGCCCG GCCTGGATTTCCCACGATGCCGAGCGGCGCCACCTCCCACCC CAGCCCAGCATC ccaccccccGCCAAGTATGGGGGCCGCCACACCGTGACGCTGATCCCCGGCGATGGCATTGGCCCCGAGCTGATGCTGCACGTCAAGGAGGTCTTCAG GCACGCCTGCGTGCCCGTGGACTTCGAGGAGGTGCGGGTCAGCGCCGAGGCGCCCGAGGACGACGTGCACAACGCCATCATGGCCATCCGCCGCAATGGCGTCGCCCTCAAGG GGAACATTGAGACCAACCACAACCTCCCGCCCAGCCACAAGTCCCGTAACAACCTCATCCG CACCAGCCTGGACCTGTACGCCAACGTGATCCACTGCCAGAGCCTGCCGGGGGTGGAGACGCGGCACCGCGACATCGACATCCTCATCGTGCGCGAGAACACCGAGGGCGAGTACAGCAGCCTGGAGCACGAG AGCGTGGCGGGGGTCGTGGAGAGCCTCAAGATCATCACGGCCGGTCGCTCGCGCCGCATCGCCCACTACGCCTTCCGGCTggcccgcgccgccgcccgccgcacCGTCACCGCCGTCCACAAGGCCAACATCAT GAAGCTGGGGGATGGGCTGTTCCTGCAGTGCTGCCAGGAGGTGGCGGCCGAGTACCCCGAGATCAGCTTCCGCAGCATGATCGTGGACAACACCACCATGCAG cTGGTGTCGCGCCCGCAGCAGTTTGACGTGATGGTGATGCCCAACCTCTACGGCAACATCGTCAACAACGTCTGCGCCGGGCTGGTGGGCGGCCCCGGCCTCGTCCCCGGCGCCAACTACGGCCACGACTACGCCGTCTTCGAGAcc gCGACGCGTAACACAGGGAAGAGCATCGCCAACCGCAACATCGCCAACCCGACGGCCGCCCTGCTCGCTGCCTGCATGATGCTGGACCACCTCCG GCTGCACAGCCACGCCTCCACCATCCGCCAGGCTGTCCTTGCCTCATTGGATGATCCACGG ACACACACGCCTGACATCGGGGGACAGGGCACGACCTCGGGGGCCGTCCAGAGCATCATCTCGCACCTCCCCCGCGCCTAG
- the IDH3G gene encoding isocitrate dehydrogenase [NAD] subunit gamma, mitochondrial isoform X1: MAAVLAAARRLRVPAVLGPRPAWISHDAERRHLPPPPPAKYGGRHTVTLIPGDGIGPELMLHVKEVFRHACVPVDFEEVRVSAEAPEDDVHNAIMAIRRNGVALKGNIETNHNLPPSHKSRNNLIRTSLDLYANVIHCQSLPGVETRHRDIDILIVRENTEGEYSSLEHESVAGVVESLKIITAGRSRRIAHYAFRLARAAARRTVTAVHKANIMKLGDGLFLQCCQEVAAEYPEISFRSMIVDNTTMQLVSRPQQFDVMVMPNLYGNIVNNVCAGLVGGPGLVPGANYGHDYAVFETATRNTGKSIANRNIANPTAALLAACMMLDHLRLHSHASTIRQAVLASLDDPRTHTPDIGGQGTTSGAVQSIISHLPRA, encoded by the exons ATGGCGGCGGTGCTGGCAGCGGCGCGGCGACTCCGGGTACCGGCCGTGCTGGGGCCGCGCCCG GCCTGGATTTCCCACGATGCCGAGCGGCGCCACCTCCCACCC ccaccccccGCCAAGTATGGGGGCCGCCACACCGTGACGCTGATCCCCGGCGATGGCATTGGCCCCGAGCTGATGCTGCACGTCAAGGAGGTCTTCAG GCACGCCTGCGTGCCCGTGGACTTCGAGGAGGTGCGGGTCAGCGCCGAGGCGCCCGAGGACGACGTGCACAACGCCATCATGGCCATCCGCCGCAATGGCGTCGCCCTCAAGG GGAACATTGAGACCAACCACAACCTCCCGCCCAGCCACAAGTCCCGTAACAACCTCATCCG CACCAGCCTGGACCTGTACGCCAACGTGATCCACTGCCAGAGCCTGCCGGGGGTGGAGACGCGGCACCGCGACATCGACATCCTCATCGTGCGCGAGAACACCGAGGGCGAGTACAGCAGCCTGGAGCACGAG AGCGTGGCGGGGGTCGTGGAGAGCCTCAAGATCATCACGGCCGGTCGCTCGCGCCGCATCGCCCACTACGCCTTCCGGCTggcccgcgccgccgcccgccgcacCGTCACCGCCGTCCACAAGGCCAACATCAT GAAGCTGGGGGATGGGCTGTTCCTGCAGTGCTGCCAGGAGGTGGCGGCCGAGTACCCCGAGATCAGCTTCCGCAGCATGATCGTGGACAACACCACCATGCAG cTGGTGTCGCGCCCGCAGCAGTTTGACGTGATGGTGATGCCCAACCTCTACGGCAACATCGTCAACAACGTCTGCGCCGGGCTGGTGGGCGGCCCCGGCCTCGTCCCCGGCGCCAACTACGGCCACGACTACGCCGTCTTCGAGAcc gCGACGCGTAACACAGGGAAGAGCATCGCCAACCGCAACATCGCCAACCCGACGGCCGCCCTGCTCGCTGCCTGCATGATGCTGGACCACCTCCG GCTGCACAGCCACGCCTCCACCATCCGCCAGGCTGTCCTTGCCTCATTGGATGATCCACGG ACACACACGCCTGACATCGGGGGACAGGGCACGACCTCGGGGGCCGTCCAGAGCATCATCTCGCACCTCCCCCGCGCCTAG